The DNA segment GCGTATTTTGTAATGAATTTAAAAAAATCTGCATCTTTAATTAATGCGACTTTCACAGCTTCGGCAATTCCAGAACGCCAGTCACGGTCATCTAGAGTGGTCAGAAAATTGATATCATTTAATACTGCATAAGGCGGTGCAAAAGTTCCCAAAAAATTCTTCTTACCAAAGGCATTAATACCATTTTTGACGCCAACACCTGAATCGTTCTGCGCTAATACTGTCGTCGGAACGCGAATTAAGCGAATTCCTCGATGTGCGGTTGCTGCTGCGTATCCTGCCATATCTAATACTGCACCACCACCAATTGCTAATACATAAGAATGGCGACACAATCCACTACGATCAATAATTTGGTGAATTTGTTCAATCAGTTTAGGATCGTTCTTTGCCGTTTCCCCCCCAGGAACGATCGCCGGTTGCTGAACGAGTGTAAATGTATCTCGATAAAACTGAGCATAGGCTGCTAATTTTTCTAGTAGTGTTGGTTGATGTTGTAGTAAACCTGCATCAATTACCGTTAAGACTTTTTTTGAGCTATCTCCGTCGATGGTAAGAACTTGTGCGAAAAGAGGATTATCTAACTCAAATAGTCCATTAGTAAAGTGGACATCATAATTAAATGTCACAGGGAAACATTGTTTAAGCAATTTCCCACAGGGAACGCTTCGCGATCGCATATCAGATGCACTTTTGATCCCAATTGTCATAATTACTATTAAATTAAGTGACAGCAAAAATTTGAGCTAAACTCAATGAAATAGGCAGCAAACCTAACACGAGTAAGCCATAAGGTAATCCGGCAAAACCAGATGCGATCGCTGCATCTAAAATAATCAGCGACAACACTCCCGCTTTAACTGCGGTACGAATATTCACTGGAGTTGCTTCGCGCCAAGCTTGCACAAAAGCAGGAACAACACGCCAAGCAAACAATGCGACAAAAGGTAATGCGCTAATCACTTGATATTCTGGCAATATCCCTAGCGTTAAAACTCCACTGATAACTCCTGCAATCATGACTAATGCAACGATGCCAGTGCTATTATTTCCGCCGTGAACTTCACCTTGGCTAATTGCCGTAATCGCCGCAATATAAGCGATCGGAATCAATGCTAAAAACCACAGTTGTTCTACCATCGCCGGAACCGCACTCACGCCGAGTAGCAGATTACCTCCGCGACAGATTCCCATATTTAGTGGACCAAAAACAACATGGTGCTTACTAAACGCATCGTAAAGAATTGCTGCAAAAGCAACTGTAGCAGCAATAACAAGGCTTGTTGCCGAGACTTGGGCAGCTGCAATGATACCAATAACTAAAAGAAAAGTTCCTAAGGCGATCGCATTTTGTCTAGCAATAGTACCACTAGGTATTGGTCTTTCTGGTCGTTCTTGAGCGTCTAATTCGGCATCAAAGACATCATTAAAAACGACGCCACCACCATACAAACCACTTGTTGCCAGTAATAGCCAGACTAAAGGCAAAATATTGAGAAGATCTACTTGTCGCCACAATACTAAACCAGATGCCGCGAAGCCGACTAAAATATCTGCCCAAGCTGTGACAATGTTAGCAGGTCGCATCAGTTGCAAATAAGCCCGTGTTTGGCTTTTCGCTGCTTGCAACATTGTTGTGTCTCCTAATTGGGAATCGGTAATAGGTAATAGGTAATAGGTAATTGGTGTTGCTTGATACTGAAACTGAAATGCTTTCTCTACTCAATTAAGATTTGATCGCAGGTAGCTTCAACAACTGGGGTTTGTCCG comes from the Gloeocapsopsis sp. IPPAS B-1203 genome and includes:
- a CDS encoding 3-dehydroquinate synthase gives rise to the protein MTIGIKSASDMRSRSVPCGKLLKQCFPVTFNYDVHFTNGLFELDNPLFAQVLTIDGDSSKKVLTVIDAGLLQHQPTLLEKLAAYAQFYRDTFTLVQQPAIVPGGETAKNDPKLIEQIHQIIDRSGLCRHSYVLAIGGGAVLDMAGYAAATAHRGIRLIRVPTTVLAQNDSGVGVKNGINAFGKKNFLGTFAPPYAVLNDINFLTTLDDRDWRSGIAEAVKVALIKDADFFKFITKYATALAQRDLQAMQELIYCCAQLHLEHIATSGDPFEKGSSRPLDFGHWAAHKLEQLTNYSLRHGEAVAIGIALDSTYSYLIGLLTKSDWQQILDTLQTLGFSLYVAELVDKLHQPEHSDCIFRGLSEFREHLGGELTLMLLEKIGKGVEVHQVDLLVYEKAIALLQQYHDKLGN
- the eboC gene encoding UbiA-like protein EboC (EboC, a homolog the polyprenyltransferase UbiA, belongs to system of proteins involved in the trafficking of precursor metabolites to an extracytoplasmic compartment so that the biosynthesis of certain natural products, such as scytonemin, can be completed.) — encoded protein: MLQAAKSQTRAYLQLMRPANIVTAWADILVGFAASGLVLWRQVDLLNILPLVWLLLATSGLYGGGVVFNDVFDAELDAQERPERPIPSGTIARQNAIALGTFLLVIGIIAAAQVSATSLVIAATVAFAAILYDAFSKHHVVFGPLNMGICRGGNLLLGVSAVPAMVEQLWFLALIPIAYIAAITAISQGEVHGGNNSTGIVALVMIAGVISGVLTLGILPEYQVISALPFVALFAWRVVPAFVQAWREATPVNIRTAVKAGVLSLIILDAAIASGFAGLPYGLLVLGLLPISLSLAQIFAVT